Proteins found in one Amphiprion ocellaris isolate individual 3 ecotype Okinawa chromosome 22, ASM2253959v1, whole genome shotgun sequence genomic segment:
- the tmem200ca gene encoding uncharacterized protein tmem200ca: MIATGGLLRINARRQDSLRSKPHKAHTHKRKSKKKRRSEVVVVKGKLKLCSLSGLVAALGVLVLLVGVVMAALGYWPRDGLFFSTRPQEGAAMASVSSSSPTPAAQMDGEEAEGAEGPEGGADEGFNHTEIFNGTQQLARGFLEDFLDRYLYSDRLKVLGPLIMGIGIFLFICANAVLHENRDKKTKVINLRDIYSTVIDLHSLRKPNTSSGSAPRSLANPLNGLINYVQSKSLEAKPRAYPASLLGRREPVNSREGGGEGGDGVFSIYQQKQEAPPPSSSSHRLSLPQSCSPSHLPSPLQEEALGSDSQRRHSAWAGTGRRWGGGGEDLRREGRGDGQEEEERGEAPLPVCASTPPPRRCLQASCSSSSLHRGAPGRFSSSSLTPSHLSLSSLSHLLSSSSPTLAPPCRRRSLPTAGAVAGYSKLQGEDVITGGDITGRGSEVTGGDITEELLQQGQAEDDLTAGLWAGGGGLRTNQRLTTQL, encoded by the exons ATGATCGCGACAGGCGGCCTGCTGAGAATAAACGCACGGAGACAGGATTCACTGAGGTCCAAACCACACaaagctcacacacacaagagGAAGAGCAAGAAGAagag GAGGAgtgaggtggtggtggtgaaggGGAAGCTGAAGCTGTGTTCGTTGTCGGGCCTGGTGGCGGCGCTGGGCGTGCTCGTCCTGCTGGTGGGCGTGGTCATGGCGGCTCTGGGCTACTGGCCTCGGGACGGACTGTTCTTCAGCACCCGACCTCAGGAGGGCGCCGCCATGGCCTCCGTGTCCTCCAGCAGCCCTACACCTGCAGCCCAG ATGGATGGAGAAGAAGCTGAAGGAGCTGAAGGACCTGAAGGAGGAGCTGATGAAGGCTTCAACCATACAGAGATCTTCAACGGAACCCAACAGCTTGCACGAGGCTTCCTGGAAGATTTCCTAGACAG GTATCTGTACTCTGATAGGCTGAAGGTCTTGGGTCCTCTCATCATGGGAATCGggatcttcctcttcatctgcgCCAACGCCGTCCTTCACGAGAACCGTGACAAGAAGACGAAGGTGATCAACCTGCGGGACATCTACTCCACCGTCATAGACCTCCACAGCCTCCGCAAACCCAATACCTCCTCAGGCTCCGCCCCCCGCTCCTTGGCAAATCCCCTCAATGGCCTCATCAACTACGTCCAGTCAAAGAGCCTGGAGGCCAAACCGCGGGCGTACCCTGCCTCCCTGCTGGGCCGGAGGGAACCGGTCAATAGCAGAGAAGGAGGTGGTGAGGGAGGCGACGGCGTCTTCAGCATCTACCAGCAGAAGCAGGAggctcctcccccctcctcctcctcccacagaCTCTCCCTCCCCCAGAGCTGTAGCCCCTCCCACCTGCCCTCCCCCCTGCAGGAGGAGGCGCTCGGCTCCGACTCCCAGAGGAGGCACTCGGCTTGGGCTGGGACCGGCCGGCGctgggggggaggaggggaggacctgaggagagaggggagaggtgacggacaggaagaggaggagcgaGGGGAggcaccacttcctgtttgcgCCTCCACCCCTCCCCCACGCCGATGCCTCCAggcctcctgcagctcctccagcctCCACAGGGGGGCACCGGGacgcttctcctcctcctccctcacccCCTCACACCTGTCGCTGTCCTCCCTGTctcacctcctctcctcctcctcgcccACGCTGGCCCCGCCCTGCAGGAGGCGGAGCCTGCCCACTGCCGGCGCCGTGGCGGGTTACAGCAAGCTGCAGGGAGAGGACGTCATCACAGGTGGTGACATCACAGGGCGGGGGTCTGAGGTCACAGGTGGTGACATCACAGAGGAGCTTCTCCAACAGGGACAAGCTGAGGATGATCTCACAGCTGGACTctgggcaggaggaggagggctgaGGACCAATCAGAGACTCACAACACAACTCTGA
- the LOC111583284 gene encoding lethal(3)malignant brain tumor-like protein 3 isoform X1, which translates to MRSGLRASVLPCCSVCQQRITVGEKNKEEDEGMKNKVSSTQVSVKKRSWSWQQYLNEQKAEAAPPTLFTQSQSFPSRRTGFRLGMKLEGVDPLHPSMFCVLTVAEVIGCRLRLHIDGYSECYDFWVNADSADIRPAGWCKEHGNKLHPPRGHSETDFDWQRYLQSTGSHAAPPTLFTCLTAGCGFRVGMKLEAVDRKNPGLVCVASVADVIDDHFLVHFDNWDDTYDYWCDSSSPYIHPVGWCEEQGRPLTAPQGHPNPEGFVWEEYLQETGSTAAPSSAFTLRDPHGFQVNHRLEAVDRRNPMLIRVATVADTEDYRVKVHYDGWSTQFDVWCDSDLPDLHPVGWCQRSGHPLEPPPGSSPLSSPSQGVCPTAGCRGVGHIKGAKYTGHHSAFGCPYSDINMRKEVVLPDRLGGERVVTLVPVVMHYHGNQSDRQPRRHVEVKMEPRDKTLLFPLGKRRRLTDRLSEPTKFLCVKQEEEELPVRALGPAEPSLQAALHQSVFLSALSAQPGRDLSLCWEQHRKLLPAVAGVHAHSVQHWSVQQVSDFIESLPGCEEQAKQFRDEQIDGRSFLLLTQRDIVRIMSIKLGPALKIYNSILMFKHAKDGSQSHGEDGSQSHGKDT; encoded by the exons ATGCGCAGTGGGCTCAGAGCCTCGGTACTTCCGTGTTGTTCGGTGTGTCAGCAACGGATCACAGTCG gagagaaaaacaaagaagaagacgaGGGGATGAAGAACAAAGTCAGCAGCACTCAAG TGAGTGTGAAGAAGAGATCGTGGTCCTGGCAGCAGTACCTGAACGAGCAGAAAGCTGAAGCTGCTCCGCCCACTCTGTTTACACAG tccCAGTCCTTTCCCAGTAGGAGAACTGGTTTCAGGCTTGGGATGAAGCTGGAGGGCGTCGACCCGCTGCATCCTTCTATGTTCTGTGTGCTGACGGTTGCCGAG gtGATTGGCTGCCGGCTGCGTCTCCATATCGATGGCTACTCGGAGTGCTATGACTTCTGGGTAAACGCTGACTCAGCTGACATCCGGCCAGCAGGCTGGTGTAAAGAACACGGAAACAAGCTCCACCCACCTAGAG gtcACAGTGAGACAGACTTCGACTGGCAGCGTTATCTTCAGTCCACAGGCTCTCATGCTGCTCCGCCCACCCTGTTCACCTGTCTCACTGCA ggCTGTGGGTTCCGTGTGGGGATGAAGCTGGAGGCGGTTGACAGGAAGAACCCAGGACTCGTCTGCGTCGCTTCTGTTGCTGATGTCATTGATGACCACTTCCTGGTTCACTTCGACAACTGGGACGACACGTACGACTACtg GTGTGACAGCAGCAGTCCTTACATCCATCCTGTGGGCTGGTGTGAAGAGCAGGGACGACCACTGACCGCCCCTCAGG GTCACCCTAACCCAGAGGGCTTTGTGTGGGAGGAGTACCTGCAGGAGACTGGTTCCACTGCTGCTCCCAGTTCAGCCTTCACACTG AGAGATCCACACGGTTTCCAGGTGAACCACAGGCTGGAGGCGGTGGATAGGAGGAACCCCATGTTGATCCGTGTCGCCACGGTTGCCGACACAGAAGACTACAGGGTGAAG GTGCATTATGACGGCTGGTCCACCCAGTTTGACGTCTGGTGTGACAGCGACCTCCCCGACCTGCATCCTGTAGGATGGTGTCAACGCTCAGGACACCCGCTGGAACCGCCCCCag GTTCGTCCCCTCTGTCCTCTCCGTCTCAGGGAGTCTGTCCCACTGCAGGCTGCAGAGGAGTCGGACACATCAAAGGAGCCAAATACACCGGACACCACAG TGCCTTCGGCTGCCCATATTCGGACATTAACATGCGCAAGGAGGTGGTGCTTCCTGATAGGCTGGGAGGAGAACGAGTCGTCACCCTCGTACCTGTCGTCATGCATTACCACGGCAACCAGTCAGACAGGCAACCACG AAGACATGTTGAGGTGAAGATGGAGCCCCGAGACAAGACGCTGCTGTTTCCTCTGGGAAAGAGAAGAAGACTCACCGACAG ACTGTCAGAGCCAACCAAATTCCTGTGTGTgaagcaggaggaagaggagcttcCTGTCAGAGCTCTGGGCCCAG cagagcCCAGTCTGCAGGCCGCCCTCCACCAGTCTGTCTTCCTGTCGGCCCTGTCTGCCCAGCCTGGCAGGGACCTGTCTCTCTGCTGGGAGCAGCACCGTAAGCTGCTGCCAGCCGTCGCAGGAGTCCACGCCCACAGCGTGCAGCACTGGAGTGTCCAACAG gtgtCAGATTTCATCGAATCTCTCCCCGGCTGTGAGGAACAGGCCAAACAGTTCAGAGACGAG CAAATCGATGGGCGGTCCTTCCTTCTGCTCACCCAACGCGACATCGTTAGGATCATGTCCATCAAACTTGGTCCCGCCCTCAAGATCTACAACTCCATCCTGATGTTCAAACACGCCAAGGATGGGAGCCAATCACACGGCGAGGACGGGAGCCAATCACACGGGAAGGACACCTGA
- the LOC111583284 gene encoding lethal(3)malignant brain tumor-like protein 3 isoform X2 yields MRSGLRASVLPCCSVCQQRITVGEKNKEEDEGMKNKVSSTQVSVKKRSWSWQQYLNEQKAEAAPPTLFTQSQSFPSRRTGFRLGMKLEGVDPLHPSMFCVLTVAEVIGCRLRLHIDGYSECYDFWVNADSADIRPAGWCKEHGNKLHPPRGHSETDFDWQRYLQSTGSHAAPPTLFTCLTAGCGFRVGMKLEAVDRKNPGLVCVASVADVIDDHFLVHFDNWDDTYDYWCDSSSPYIHPVGWCEEQGRPLTAPQGHPNPEGFVWEEYLQETGSTAAPSSAFTLRDPHGFQVNHRLEAVDRRNPMLIRVATVADTEDYRVKVHYDGWSTQFDVWCDSDLPDLHPVGWCQRSGHPLEPPPGSSPLSSPSQGVCPTAGCRGVGHIKGAKYTGHHSAFGCPYSDINMRKEVVLPDRLGGERVVTLVPVVMHYHGNQSDRQPRRHVEVKMEPRDKTLLFPLGKRRRLTDRLSEPTKFLCVKQEEEELPVRALGPEPSLQAALHQSVFLSALSAQPGRDLSLCWEQHRKLLPAVAGVHAHSVQHWSVQQVSDFIESLPGCEEQAKQFRDEQIDGRSFLLLTQRDIVRIMSIKLGPALKIYNSILMFKHAKDGSQSHGEDGSQSHGKDT; encoded by the exons ATGCGCAGTGGGCTCAGAGCCTCGGTACTTCCGTGTTGTTCGGTGTGTCAGCAACGGATCACAGTCG gagagaaaaacaaagaagaagacgaGGGGATGAAGAACAAAGTCAGCAGCACTCAAG TGAGTGTGAAGAAGAGATCGTGGTCCTGGCAGCAGTACCTGAACGAGCAGAAAGCTGAAGCTGCTCCGCCCACTCTGTTTACACAG tccCAGTCCTTTCCCAGTAGGAGAACTGGTTTCAGGCTTGGGATGAAGCTGGAGGGCGTCGACCCGCTGCATCCTTCTATGTTCTGTGTGCTGACGGTTGCCGAG gtGATTGGCTGCCGGCTGCGTCTCCATATCGATGGCTACTCGGAGTGCTATGACTTCTGGGTAAACGCTGACTCAGCTGACATCCGGCCAGCAGGCTGGTGTAAAGAACACGGAAACAAGCTCCACCCACCTAGAG gtcACAGTGAGACAGACTTCGACTGGCAGCGTTATCTTCAGTCCACAGGCTCTCATGCTGCTCCGCCCACCCTGTTCACCTGTCTCACTGCA ggCTGTGGGTTCCGTGTGGGGATGAAGCTGGAGGCGGTTGACAGGAAGAACCCAGGACTCGTCTGCGTCGCTTCTGTTGCTGATGTCATTGATGACCACTTCCTGGTTCACTTCGACAACTGGGACGACACGTACGACTACtg GTGTGACAGCAGCAGTCCTTACATCCATCCTGTGGGCTGGTGTGAAGAGCAGGGACGACCACTGACCGCCCCTCAGG GTCACCCTAACCCAGAGGGCTTTGTGTGGGAGGAGTACCTGCAGGAGACTGGTTCCACTGCTGCTCCCAGTTCAGCCTTCACACTG AGAGATCCACACGGTTTCCAGGTGAACCACAGGCTGGAGGCGGTGGATAGGAGGAACCCCATGTTGATCCGTGTCGCCACGGTTGCCGACACAGAAGACTACAGGGTGAAG GTGCATTATGACGGCTGGTCCACCCAGTTTGACGTCTGGTGTGACAGCGACCTCCCCGACCTGCATCCTGTAGGATGGTGTCAACGCTCAGGACACCCGCTGGAACCGCCCCCag GTTCGTCCCCTCTGTCCTCTCCGTCTCAGGGAGTCTGTCCCACTGCAGGCTGCAGAGGAGTCGGACACATCAAAGGAGCCAAATACACCGGACACCACAG TGCCTTCGGCTGCCCATATTCGGACATTAACATGCGCAAGGAGGTGGTGCTTCCTGATAGGCTGGGAGGAGAACGAGTCGTCACCCTCGTACCTGTCGTCATGCATTACCACGGCAACCAGTCAGACAGGCAACCACG AAGACATGTTGAGGTGAAGATGGAGCCCCGAGACAAGACGCTGCTGTTTCCTCTGGGAAAGAGAAGAAGACTCACCGACAG ACTGTCAGAGCCAACCAAATTCCTGTGTGTgaagcaggaggaagaggagcttcCTGTCAGAGCTCTGGGCCCAG agcCCAGTCTGCAGGCCGCCCTCCACCAGTCTGTCTTCCTGTCGGCCCTGTCTGCCCAGCCTGGCAGGGACCTGTCTCTCTGCTGGGAGCAGCACCGTAAGCTGCTGCCAGCCGTCGCAGGAGTCCACGCCCACAGCGTGCAGCACTGGAGTGTCCAACAG gtgtCAGATTTCATCGAATCTCTCCCCGGCTGTGAGGAACAGGCCAAACAGTTCAGAGACGAG CAAATCGATGGGCGGTCCTTCCTTCTGCTCACCCAACGCGACATCGTTAGGATCATGTCCATCAAACTTGGTCCCGCCCTCAAGATCTACAACTCCATCCTGATGTTCAAACACGCCAAGGATGGGAGCCAATCACACGGCGAGGACGGGAGCCAATCACACGGGAAGGACACCTGA
- the arhgap28 gene encoding rho GTPase-activating protein 28 isoform X4 has protein sequence MLLEMLSSSSTTSSMLPSHDTVTSDRRCVAMETYWREVHSIEEEKEGEEEEEERKSMDEVELEEAWLTEAGLSSLVTGSVAAEETLPPAEVLLSTLTRQQVTTVRRRLDNYNETLKKRNRQPIRDVRDVFTEPDDDSADRCPSPPSHHAESPPSHHHTTTKTIRRNAHRVRPTLPMFVYEDQLPEHPSSPTNTHSPTNTHSPTLTPSPPHTHLPPTGRLRRADWLLRDTPYSEGVSEHKRGGTCWDCLRFHGDNNSELQFVPVSPSEGLTCADDLSSCDLTRLGFISHIEVSTFLLALGVQTKRTRPPRRRTRDSGVFGVPLNSLLENDKKKFPGVKVPVVFQKLLCILEQTGLQTEGILRVPGSAARLKYLRRELDRCSGAFDWSAVRQVDAAGLLKLFIRELPTPLLTHTHLSTYRSLLGVSSEVHQVQALQLLSLLLPEVHRDTLRALLVFLRKVVFHQDQNRMSVWNVSMVMAPNLFTCCHRGNKSSIAKQREEMEEAVGAARLIRLMITHQDLLWTVPTFLLLQVRHMNQVSNQKQLGLSRTTRRLLRRRNDKNDRNQVTELCEGVIRVQAPRHTKVSMAIQLDEQMTARDVTSRFECEDT, from the exons ATGCTCCTGGA GATGCTATCGTCTTcatccaccacctcctccatgcTGCCGTCACATGACACAGTGACCTCTGACCGCCGatgtgttgccatggaaacgtACTGGAGGGAAGTGCACAGCAtcgaggaggaaaaggagggagaagaagaggaggaggagaggaagagtaTGGACG aggtggagctggaggaggcgTGGCTGACGGAGGCGGGGCTATCCTCCCTGGTGACTGGCTCGGTGGCGGCAGAGGAAACGCTGCCGCCGGCCGAGGTGCTGCTGTCCACGTTGACCCGGCAACAGGTGACCACGGTGAGGAGGAGGCTGGACAACTACAACGAGACGCTGAAGAAGAGAAacaggcagccaatcagagacgTCCGTGACGTCTTCACTGAG CCTGACGATGACTCAGCAGACAGAtgcccctcccctccctcccatcATGCCGAGTCACCTCCGAGTCATCACCACACCACCACCAAGACCATCCGCAGGAACGCTCACAGag tgcGACCGACTCTTCCTATGTTTGTTTATGAGGATCAACTACCTGAACATCCATCATCacccaccaacacacactctcccaccaacacacactcacccacactcaccccctcccctcctcacaCACACCTGCCGCCCACCGGTCGATTGAGACGAGCTGATTGGCTGTTGCGGGACACTCCATACTCAGAGGGCGTGTCTGAGCACAAAAGGGGCGGGACTTGCTGGGACTGCCTGCGTTTCCATGGAGATAACAACAGCGAGCTGCAG TTTGTAcctgtctctccctctgagGGTCTCACCTGTGCAGACGACCTCTCATCATGTGACCTCACCCGGCTCGGCTTCATCTCCCACATCGAGGTCTCCACCTTCCTGCTCGCTCTGGGTGTCCAAACCAAACGCACTCGCCCGCCGCGCCGCAGGACCCGGG ACTCTGGAGTGTTCGGTGTTCCTCTAAACTCACTGCTGGAGAATGACAAGAAGAAATTTCCTGGAGTCAAAGTTCCTGTGGTCTTCCAGAAG TTGTTGTGTATCTTGGAGCAGACTGGGCTGCAGACAGAGGGGATCCTCAGAGTTCCAGGATCAGCTGCTAGACTGAAG tacCTGCGCAGAGAGCTAGACAGGTGTAGCGGAGCCTTCGACTGGTCTGCAGTGAGACAGGTGGACGCTGCAGGTTTGCTGAAGCTCTTCATCAGAGAGCTGCCAACACCTCTGCTGACTCATACTCACCTGTCTACCTACCGCTCCCTGCTCG gTGTGTCCTCTGAGGTCCATCAGGTTCAAGCTCTCCAGCtgctgtcactgctgctgcctGAAGTCCACAGAGACACTCTGAGA GCCCTGCTGGTCTTCCTCCGCAAGGTGGTCTTTCATCAGGACCAGAACCGCATGTCTGTGTGGAACGTCTCCATGGTGATGGCACCCAACCTGTTCACCTGCTGTCACCGTGGCAACAAGTCCTCCATCGCTAAGCAacgagaggagatggaggaggcgGTGGGAGCGGCTCGACTCATCCGGCTGATGATCACACACCAGGACCTGCTCTGGACC GTACCCACCTTCCTGCTGTTGCAGGTGAGACACATGAACCAGGTGTCCAATCAGAAGCAGCTCGGCCTGAGCAGGACGACGAGACGactgctgaggaggaggaacgaCAAGAACGACAGAAACCAG